From the genome of Podospora pseudoanserina strain CBS 124.78 chromosome 7 map unlocalized CBS124.78p_7.2, whole genome shotgun sequence, one region includes:
- a CDS encoding uncharacterized protein (EggNog:ENOG503P5H2; COG:G; CAZy:GH12), with amino-acid sequence MQCLGHAIVLVLLCIKQTSASSGSYDATVCNQKTYTSRSGELIYVPNAWNPDGQGFQCMSDSQVRDSPPAFDATWKWPSAADTVHSYPHVKLTAPALPVTLSNISAMHLTGKWSMGAGSTPAPRLSVDTSALADLDVTANVAFDMFADRNADKSVKETMAETEIMIWLGRFGHAQPLGWNENRPRISLTLGNVDFTLYYGKNQRGTNVFSWVAEGNALSFSAEVSPLLQYLWREGLVSAGSFVGVVAFGSEAFRSVENVTFSATDFDMVLDTGAAPTLPPEELPKSKSGAARAAPDTRAASWSWTWLVVLNMSIIGSVGAVLL; translated from the exons ATGCAGTGCCTGGGCCACGCAATTGTCCTGGTTCTATTATGCATCAAACAGACTTCTGCAAGCTCTGGCTCGTACGATGCAACCGTCTGCAACCAAAAGACTTATACGAGCCGATCGGGCGAGTTGATAT ATGTTCCAAACGCGTGGAATCCTGACGGCCAGGGCTTTCAGTGCATGTCG GATTCCCAGGTTCGAGACTCACCGCCGGCCTTTGATGCCACTTGGAAATGGCCCTCGGCGGCGGATACGGTGCACTCCTACCCCCACGTTAAGCTGACAGCCCCGGCTCTCCCCGTCACGCTATCCAACATCTCGGCAATGCATCTGACAGGGAAATGGTCCATGGGGGCGGGATCGACACCGGCACCGAGACTGAGTGTTGATACCTCAGCCTTGGCCGACCTTGATGTGACGGCCAATGTGGCCTTCGACATGTTTGCTGATCGCAATGCGGACAAGTCTGTCAAGGAAACAATGGCCGAGACGGAAATCATGATTTGGCTCGGGAGATTTGGACATGCGCAGCCTCTTGGATGGAACGAAAACAGACCTCGCATAAGTCTCACCTTGGGCAATGTGGACTT CACCTTGTACTACGGAAAAAACCAGAGAGGTACCAACGTATTCTCGTGGGTGGCCGAGGGAAACGCGCTGAGCTTCTCGGCAGAGGTCTCGCCCCTTTTGCAATACCTCTGGCGCGAAGGCCTTGTCTCAGCCGGCTCGTTTGTCGGCGTGGTGGCTTTTGGATCAGAAGCATTCCGTTCTGTGGAAAATGTCACCTTTTCGGCCACGGACTTTGATATGGTGCTCGACACCGGAGCAGCCCCAACACTGCCGCCCGAGGAGCTCCCTAAGTCCAAGTCAGGTGCTGCTCGGGCCGCCCCAGACACTCGAGCAGCATCATGGTCATGGACATGGTTGGTAGTGTTGAACATGTCGATCATCGGAAGTGTTGGTGCTGTACTATTATAA
- a CDS encoding uncharacterized protein (CAZy:AA9; COG:G; EggNog:ENOG503NYCR): MPSLSTSLLLLGAAASQALAHSHLAHILVNGVLYNGFDPRPNIANFPNRVGWSSSNADDGYVGPAEYASAEIICHKSGAPPSAHAPVRAGEKVHIQWNGWPIGHVGPVLAYIAPCLNTADGCGSVSKTNLRWTKLDDSDPVLVPGEPGTWGSPAGKWATDVMIARNNSWQVEIPRGLKPGPYVLRHEIIALHFAKDKGGAQNYPVCMNLWVEAPVPAVPVPQPFKLDSFDARGFYNETDEGILIDVSTSLTGYVVPGPTVAPQARPVGHEQQQQMMSRADGTPVVVVRSTVTQKWTGGAVKRTEAPVVNKGRYFRG, translated from the coding sequence ATGCCCTCCCTTTcgacctccctcctccttttggGAGCCGCAGCCTCCCAAGCCTTGGCTCACTCCCACCTCGCCCACATACTCGTCAACGGCGTGCTCTACAACGGCTTCGACCCCCGCCCCAACATCGCCAACTTCCCCAACCGGGTAGGctggtcctcctccaacgccgacGACGGCTACGTCGGCCCGGCAGAGTACGCCTCGGCCGAGATCATCTGCCACAAGTCCGGCGCTCCCCCCTCGGCCCACGCCCCCGTTCGGGCGGGGGAAAAGGTTCACATCCAGTGGAACGGCTGGCCGATCGGCCACGTCGGCCCGGTGCTGGCTTACATCGCCCCCTGCCTCAACACCGCTGACGGGTGCGGATCTGTCTCCAAGACAAACCTCCGCTGGACCAAGCTCGACGACTCCGACCCTGTCCTCGTGCCGGGAGAGCCAGGGACATGGGGAAGTCCGGCGGGGAAGTGGGCGACGGACGTGATGATCGCGAGGAATAACTCGTGGCAGGTGGAGATCCCGCGTGGGTTGAAGCCGGGACCCTATGTCCTCCGTCACGAGATCATCGCGCTTCACTTCGCCAAGGACAAGGGAGGCGCGCAGAATTACCCAGTTTGTATGAACCTTTGGGTGGAGGCGCCTGTGCCGGCTGTGCCGGTCCCGCAACCGTTCAAGCTGGACAGTTTCGATGCGAGGGGGTTCTACAATGAGACGGACGAGGGGATTTTGATTGATGTGTCGACGAGCTTGACGGGGTATGTGGTTCCTGGGCCGACGGTGGCGCCTCAGGCGAGGCCGGTGGGGcatgagcagcagcagcagatgatGAGCCGGGCGGATGGGACGccggttgttgtggtgaggaGTACGGTTACGCAGAAGTGGACCGGTGGTGCTGTGAAGAGGACTGAGGCGCCGGTGGTGAATAAGGGGAGGTATTTTAGGGGTTag
- a CDS encoding uncharacterized protein (EggNog:ENOG503NX1F; COG:G; CAZy:GT2_Glycos_transf) codes for MAPRQDQLRPEIPETPSSSLSLATPDPFRDPSDVDSSAQSASSRRTSGDLPVADVTPPARALTRPPPTQTIKGETITAALSQEEVFNEKAGADVEKGTQPVAFSSTDAEKAGEEAAATPRKKSRNPFKRLYERFRETYCPREEPGLVFPTGPTDEEKMMYLHTNRIPLYIFGLFSFFTLSAGMWLFSVCAPIFAWYGVFVGFLNVYLIISYFVGVVGKDWDYKSHRELVEKYPINDETAPTVDVYLPCCSEPLEIIENTYQHVIKLDWPAAKLKVYVLDDGDQPAIKALAEKYGFNYIVREDRPRLRKAGNLRWAFARTEGEFFAIFDADFCPRPDFLKELVVEHMADPKTAIIQSPQFFRVTDDQTWVEQGAGATQELFYRVVQVNRNKWGASICVGSNAVYRREALVEVGGTAEIGFSEDVHTGFGAVDRGWKVKYVPLCLATGICPNTPRSFFSQQMRWARGSTTLLTTKHFWTSNLSFIQKVCYLCGLLYYSAVSLGIFISPIPGTLLLIFRPEWFKYYNLAFAIPSIIYGSLLFRFWAKAKYGFNVQHVMIVQSYAYLTAIKDRLFGIELLWAASGDKKAHKKSNKFRNMRLLCWFWTILTIGGVISAVTYRLKNDFPWYHTLPLLILNGYNLYIVHYFLFCSWRW; via the exons ATGGCGCCTCGTCAGGATCAGCTTCGGCCCGAGATACCAGAGACCCCGAGTTCCAGTTTAAGCCTGGCCACTCCAGATCCTTTCAGAGACCCATCAGATGTGGACTCGTCAGCACAGAGTGCGTCTTCGAGGAGGACATCTGGA GACCTCCCCGTTGCCGATGTCACCCCTCCTGCAAGAGCACTGACACGGCCGCCCCCAACACAAACAATCAAGGGGGAGACAATC ACTGCCGCTTTATCACAGGAGGAAGTGTTCAATGAAAAGGCCGGTGCTGACGTTGAGAAGGGCACCCAGCCTGTTGCTTTCTCTTCTACTGACGCGGAGaaggccggcgaggaggcAGCCGCTACGCCCAGAAAGAAATCCAGGAATCCATTCAAGCGTCTCTATGAACGCTTTCGGGAGACCTACTGCCCAAGGGAGGAACCAGGCTTGGTCTTCCCCACCGGCCCaaccgacgaggagaagatgatgtACCTGCACACGAACCGCATCCCGCTCTACATCTTTGgcctcttttccttcttcaccctctcgGCTGGCATGTGGCTCTTCTCCGTCTGCGCGCCCATTTTCGCCTGGTACGGTGTCTTTGTCGGCTTCCTCAACGTCTACCTCATCATCTCGTACTTTGTCGGTGTGGTCGGCAAGGATTGGGACTACAAGAGCCACCGGGAGCTGGTCGAGAAGTATCCGATCAACGATGAGACTGCCCCGACGGTGGATGTCTACCTGCCTTGCTGCTCTGAGCCCTTGGAGATTATCGAGAACACCTACCAGCACGTCATCAAGCTTGATTGGCCCGCGGCAAAGCTCAAGGTTTATGTCCTTGACGATGGTGACCAACCGGCCATCAAGGCTCTGGCAGAGAAGTACGGCTTCAACTACATTGTCCGTGAGGACCGTCCAAGGCTGCGCAAAGCGGGCAACCTCCGGTGGGCTTTTGCCAggacggagggggagttCTTTGCCATCTTTGACGCTGATTTCTGCCCTCGTCCCGATTTCCTCAaggagcttgttgttgagcacATGGCGGATCCTAAGACGGCTATCATCCAGAGTCCGCAGTTTTTCAGGGTGACTGATGACCAGACTTGGGTTGAGCAGGGTGCTGGAGCGACCCAGGAGTTGTTTTATCGCGTGGTGCAGGTGAACCGGAACAAATGGGGTGCGTCGATTTGTGTGGGGAGCAATGCCGTGTACAGGAGGGAGGCGCTGGTCGAGGTGGGAGGGACGGCCGAGATTGGGTTTTCGGAGGATGTTCATACTGG TTTCGGTGCTGTTGACCGCGGCTGGAAGGTCAAGTACGTGCCTCTCTGCTTGGCGACGGGCATCTGCCCCAACACCCCACGCTCCTTTTTCTCGCAGCAGATGCGCTGGGCCAGAGGCAGCACGACGCTCCTGACGACCAAGCATTTCTGGACTTCGAACCTTTCCTTCATTCAGAAGGTTTGCTATCTCTGTG GTCTCCTCTACTACTCGGCCGTCTCCCTCGGaatcttcatctcccccatcccgggcaccctcctcctcatcttccgcCCCGAATGGTTCAAGTACTACAACCTCGCCTTcgccatcccctccatcatctacGGCTCCCTGCTCTTCCGCTTCTGGGCCAAGGCCAAATACGGCTTCAACGTCCAGCACGTCATGATAGTCCAGTCGTACGCCTACCTCACGGCCATCAAGGACCGCCTGTTTGGGATTGAGCTCCTCTGGGCGGCGTCGGGCGACAAGAAGGCGCAcaagaagagcaacaagTTCAGAAACATGAGACTGCTCTGTTGGTTCTGGACGATACTGACGATCGGCGGTGTGATTAGCGCGGTGACGTACAGGTTAAAGAATGACTTTCCTTGGTATCACACGCTGCCGTTGTTGATACTGAATGGGTATAATTTGTATATTGTGCAttactttttgttttgttcttGGAGGTGGTAA
- a CDS encoding uncharacterized protein (EggNog:ENOG503PH0P): MVDYNNPYEDGQEGWDQGYSDQQYLNQQYSGTNIPRTTYIDQNALTSLATNAGPSYPYLSTGSASHDDPGSYIPPHPGLATQPWDMGPYQAWTTSSLPPTTTYTMTSGAFSDPTATGFPDIAPLSDSLPPIPEQQLVEYQSGYDYSYGQAPPREPSSSPSQLRCDICNENFANQKNWDRHLTSEKHLSNVGEDDPDVPKYRCACTYSVARKDNYRRHLKHCAFRIDFAYVCTCGEHTQDKEYHEQHIDNCGRKRHKKGHKW; encoded by the exons ATGGTAGACTACAACAACCCGTACGAGGACGGTCAGGAGGGGTGGGACCAGGGGTACTCGGACCAGCAGTACTTGAACCAGCAGTACTCGGGTACTAACATTCCCCGTACGACTTACATCGACCAGAACGCCCTCACATCTCTTGCCACCAACGCAGGACCTTCGTACCCATATCTCTCTACAGGTTCAGCTAGCCACGACGACCCAGGGTCCTACATACCGCCTCACCCTGGTCTCGCCACTCAACCCTGGGATATGGGACCATATCAAGCCTGGACAACATCGTCCTTACCTCCCACTACTACTTATACCATGACATCCGGCGCTTTCTCTGACCCCACTGCCACCGGCTTCCCGGACATTGCTCCCCTCTCGGACAGCTTGCCTCCCATCCCTGAGCA ACAGCTCGTGGAGTACCAGAGCGGCTACGACTACTCCTAtggccaagctcctcctcgagaacccagctcatccccctcccaactcaGATGTGACATCTGCAACGAGAACTTTGCAAATCAAAAGAACTGGGACCGTCACCTCACCTCTGAGAAGCACCTCAGCAACGTCGGTGAGGACGACCCCGACGTCCCAAAGTACAGATGCGCATGCACCTACTCGGTAGCTCGGAAGGACAACTACCGCCGGCACCTCAAGCACTGCGCCTTTCGTATCGACTTTGCTTATGTCTGCACCTGTGGGGAGCACACTCAGGACAAGGAGTATCATGAGCAGCATATCGACAATTGCGGACGCAAGAGACATAAGAAAGGGCACAAATGGTAG
- a CDS encoding uncharacterized protein (EggNog:ENOG503NWU3; COG:G; COG:T), giving the protein MDASSSPARPKMLPRLPRSLPSSHSIASTFSPGSSTPGSWTVSPWNRDTPDTSPPSSDAGSPKLQAKQADDSGRISPVEGSLDGQPRFGVVRSICFVGAGFVGGPTAAVIAYHNPQIQVNVVDLNEERIKSWNSAHLPIHEDGLLKVVRTARDGALNKTLVLPGLPRAIELKQRQPNLVFSTRVVDAIEEADIIFICVNTPTKTHGIGAGSMADVSAIESATRTVAKHAKEGAIIVEKSTVPCGTAQMIQDILRYYRPDVEFEVLSNPEFLAEGTAVENLMHPDRILIGSAQTLAGLRAATVVKDVYGAWVPAARIVTVNTFSSELAKLVANTMLAQRISSVNAVSAMCEELGLGADVEDVSLAIGKDARLGSKFLQAGVGFGGSCFEKDILNLAYLARELHLDVVADYWLAVLRMNEDQRRRYARNVVRELNGSLRGKKIAILGFAFKDGTNDTRNSIAVHVIKDLAMEMPREIAIFDPGCASAEIREEVEKAGLTASQLERIKILTNWRDCVQEASAVCILTQWKQFRGRKLGSATSSNKKARKLAADWATSCVADKADISEMDILALEELVRDKSSATTGDDPLERLAPLAPCPEECSHCRIGSAEAHDQEPVDWAEVAGMMQEPRWVFDGRNVVNRLELQSLGFRVRGIGKGF; this is encoded by the exons ATGGACGCCTCCAGCTCACCAGCAAGGCCCAAGATGCTCCCTCGACTCCCGAGGTCGTTACCAAGCTCACACTCGATAGCGTCCACCTTTAGTCCGGGGAGCTCGACACCAGGATCATGGACAGTGAGCCCGTGGAATCGAGATACACCAGACACCTCGCCTCCCAGCTCCGACGCTGGCTCTCCTAAGCTCCAGGCCAAACAAGCAGATGATAGTGGGAGGATCTCTCCGGTAGAGGGCTCACTCGACGGGCAGCCGCGTTTTGGGGTCGTACGCAGTATCTGCTTCGTCGGCGCTGGTTTCGTCG GAGGACCGACGGCTGCTGTCATTGCCTACCACAACCCACAGATCCAGGTCAATGTCGTCGACCTTAACGAGGAACGAATCAAGTCGTGGAACTCGGCccatcttcccatccacGAGGATGGCCTGCTCAAAGTGGTACGAACGGCACGAGACGGCGCGCTGAACAAGACACTGGTACTGCCCGGACTGCCCAGGGCTATCGAATTGAAGCAACGGCAGCCCAACTTGGTATTCTCGACCCGTGTGGTGGACGCTATCGAGGAAGCCGACATCATTTTCATCTGCGTCAACACGCCCACAAAAACACACGGTATTGGCGCGGGTTCCATGGCTGATGTGAGCGCGATTGAAAGCGCAACGCGGACTGTGGCCAAGCATGCCAAGGAAGGAGCCATCATTGTTGAGAAGAGTACTGTTCCATGTGGAACCGCACAGATGATCCAGGATATT CTTCGATACTACCGGCCAGATGTCGAGTTTGAGGTGCTTTCCAACCCGGAATTCCTAGCCGAGGGCACGGCTGTGGAAAACCTCATGCACCCTGACCGAATTCTTATCGGTAGTGCCCAGACACTTGCAGGTCTCCGTGCTGCCACCGTTGTCAAGGACGTGTACGGAGCTTGGGTGCCTGCGGCTCGCATCGTGACTGTCAACACCTTCAGCAGTGAGCTGGCCAAGCTTGTGGCAAACACCATGCTTGCTCAGCGTATCAGCAGTGTCAATGCAGTCAGCGCCATGTGCGAGgagcttgggcttggagCAGACGTCGAAGACGTCAGCCTCGCCATCGGAAAGGACGCACGACTGGGTTCCAAATTCCTCCAGGCTGGCGTGGGATTTGGGGGCTCCTGCTTCGAAAAGGATATCCTCAACTTGGCCTATCTTGCAAGGGAGCTCCATCTTGATGTGGTGGCCGACTACTGGCTTGCTGTGCTGAGAATGAATGAAGACCAACGGCGGCGCTATGCTCGCAATGTTGTGCGCGAGCTCAACGGGTCACTTCGAGGGAAGAAGATTGCCATCCTAGGATTCGCCTTCAAGGATGGTACTAATGACACGCGCAACAGCATTGCTGTTCACGTCATCAAAGATCTGGCCATGGAGATGCCGCGCGAGATTGCCATCTTCGATCCCGGCTGTGCGTCGGCCGAGATCCGTGAAGAGGTCGAGAAGGCGGGCTTGACCGCAAGCCAGCTCGAGCGCATCAAGATCTTGACCAACTGGAGGGATTGCGTCCAGGAAGCAAGTGCCGTGTGTATCCTGACACAGTGGAAACAATTCCGGGGCCGCAAGCTTGGCTCGGCCACGTCTAGCAACAAGAAGGCACGGAAACTGGCAGCTGACTGGGCGACAAGCTGTGTGGCAGACAAAGCTGATATCAGCGAAATGGACATCTTGGCACTGGAGGAGCTCGTGAGAGACAAGTCGTCGGCGACTACCGGTGATGACCCATTGGAAAGACTGGCACCGCTTGCGCCCTGTCCCGAAGAGTGTTCACATTGCCGCATCGGGAGCGCAGAGGCTCATGATCAGGAGCCAGTGGACTGGGCCGAGGTGGCCGGCATGATGCAGGAGCCGCGCTGGGTGTTCGATGGGCGGAATGTGGTGAACAGGCTGGAGCTCCAGAGTCTTGGTTTTAGAGTGAGGGGTATCGGAAAGGGTTTTTGA